Proteins encoded in a region of the Balaenoptera ricei isolate mBalRic1 chromosome 19, mBalRic1.hap2, whole genome shotgun sequence genome:
- the RDH13 gene encoding retinol dehydrogenase 13 isoform X3 has product MNRYILPLSVLGTAVGGAVLLKDFVAGGACPSKTTIPGKTVIVTGANTGIGKQTALELAKRGGTIILACRDLEKCEAAAKEIRGETLNHHVNARHLDLASLKSIREFAAKIIEEEERVHILINNAAVMRCPHWTTEDGFEMQLGVNYLGHFLLTNLLLDKLKASAPSRIINLSSLAHVAGHIDFEDLNWEKRKYDTKAAYCQSKLAVVLFTKELSRRLQGTGVTVNALHPGVARTELGRHTGMHRSAFSSFTLGPIFWLLVKSPQLAAQPSTYLAVAEELEGVSGKYFEGLKEKAPAPEAEDEEVAQRLWAESARLVGLEMSYGSSERGQPLPK; this is encoded by the exons ATGAATCGCTACATTCTGCCGCTGTCCGTGCTGGGCACAGCGGTGGGTGGCGCCGTGCTGCTCAA GGACTTTGTCGCCGGCGGGGCTTGTCCCAGCAAGACCACCATTCCCGGGAAGACCGTCATTGTGACCGGCGCCAACACGGGCATCGGGAAACAGACCGCCTTGGAGCTGGCCAAAAGAG GAGGTACCATCATTCTGGCCTGTCGAGACTTGGAGAAGTGTGAGGCGGCAGCCAAGGAGATTCGAGGGGAGACCCTTAATCACCACGTCAACGCCCGGCACCTGGACTTGGCCTCCCTTAAGTCCATCCGAGAGTTTGCAGCAAAGATCATTGAAG AGGAGGAGCGAGTGCACATCCTGATCAATAACGCAGCCGTGATGCGGTGCCCCCACTGGACCACCGAGGACGGCTTTGAGATGCAGCTTGGCGTTAACTACCTGG GTCACTTTCTTTTGACGAACTTGCTGCTGGACAAGCTGAAAGCCTCTGCTCCTTCGCGCATCATCAACCTCTCGTCCTTGGCCCACGTTGCTGGGCACATAGACTTCGAGGACTTGAACTGGGAGAAGAGGAAGTATGACACTAAGGCAGCCTACTGCCAGAGCAAGCTGGCCGTTGTCCTCTTCACCAAGGAGCTGAGCCGGCGGCTGCAAG gCACGGGCGTGACTGTCAATGCCTTGCACCCCGGCGTGGCCAGGACAGAGCTGGGCAGACACACGGGCATGCACAGGTCCGCCTTCTCCAGCTTCACGCTCG GGCCCATCTTCTGGCTGCTGGTCAAGAGCCCCCAGCTGGCGGCCCAGCCCAGCACCTACCTGGCCGTGGCGGAGGAGTTGGAGGGCGTTTCTGGAAAGTACTTTGAGGGACTCAAAGAGAAGGCTCCGGCCCCGGAAGCTGAGGATGAGGAGGTAGCCCAGAGGCTTTGGGCTGAAAGTGCCCGCCTTGTGGGCTTGGAGATGTCCTATGGATCCTCTGAGAGGGGACAGCCCCTCCCCAAATAA
- the RDH13 gene encoding retinol dehydrogenase 13 isoform X4: MNRYILPLSVLGTAVGGAVLLKDFVAGGACPSKTTIPGKTVIVTGANTGIGKQTALELAKRGGTIILACRDLEKCEAAAKEIRGETLNHHVNARHLDLASLKSIREFAAKIIEEEERVHILINNAAVMRCPHWTTEDGFEMQLGVNYLGHFLLTNLLLDKLKASAPSRIINLSSLAHVAGHIDFEDLNWEKRKYDTKAAYCQSKLAVVLFTKELSRRLQGTGVTVNALHPGVARTELGRHTGMHRSAFSSFTLAGDVVTLRQGV, translated from the exons ATGAATCGCTACATTCTGCCGCTGTCCGTGCTGGGCACAGCGGTGGGTGGCGCCGTGCTGCTCAA GGACTTTGTCGCCGGCGGGGCTTGTCCCAGCAAGACCACCATTCCCGGGAAGACCGTCATTGTGACCGGCGCCAACACGGGCATCGGGAAACAGACCGCCTTGGAGCTGGCCAAAAGAG GAGGTACCATCATTCTGGCCTGTCGAGACTTGGAGAAGTGTGAGGCGGCAGCCAAGGAGATTCGAGGGGAGACCCTTAATCACCACGTCAACGCCCGGCACCTGGACTTGGCCTCCCTTAAGTCCATCCGAGAGTTTGCAGCAAAGATCATTGAAG AGGAGGAGCGAGTGCACATCCTGATCAATAACGCAGCCGTGATGCGGTGCCCCCACTGGACCACCGAGGACGGCTTTGAGATGCAGCTTGGCGTTAACTACCTGG GTCACTTTCTTTTGACGAACTTGCTGCTGGACAAGCTGAAAGCCTCTGCTCCTTCGCGCATCATCAACCTCTCGTCCTTGGCCCACGTTGCTGGGCACATAGACTTCGAGGACTTGAACTGGGAGAAGAGGAAGTATGACACTAAGGCAGCCTACTGCCAGAGCAAGCTGGCCGTTGTCCTCTTCACCAAGGAGCTGAGCCGGCGGCTGCAAG gCACGGGCGTGACTGTCAATGCCTTGCACCCCGGCGTGGCCAGGACAGAGCTGGGCAGACACACGGGCATGCACAGGTCCGCCTTCTCCAGCTTCACGCTCG